The following proteins are co-located in the Triticum aestivum cultivar Chinese Spring chromosome 1A, IWGSC CS RefSeq v2.1, whole genome shotgun sequence genome:
- the LOC123106359 gene encoding embryo-specific protein ATS3A produces the protein MAGPGVGAAAPRLSLLLLLVVVFAGPSRDSRTEAAVRTCTYTVKVKTSCASPARTSDAVSVAFGDAYRNEAYGARLPSAPGGRAFERCGTDTFRVSGVCGYGVCYLYLRRAGRDGWAPEWVQVTEPGPGAGEKPATFYFGAPLPDGVWYGHNRCPKAKAKAAAAARTNTTSAAASPLG, from the exons ATGGCGGGTCCCGGCGTCGGAGCGGCCGCGCCTCGcctgtcgctgctgctgctgctcgtcgtcgtcttcgcggGCCCCTCTCGCGACAGCCGCAcc GAGGCGGCCGTGCGGACGTGCACGTACACGGTGAAGGTGAAGACGAGCTGCGCGTCGCCGGCGCGGACGTCGGACGCGGTCAGCGTGGCGTTCGGGGACGCGTACCGGAACGAGGCGTacggggcgcgcctcccgagcgcGCCGGGCGGGAGGGCCTTCGAGCGGTGCGGCACCGACACCttccgcgtctccggggtgtgcggCTACGGCGTCTGCTACCTCTACCTCCGCCGCGCCGGCCGCGACGGCTGGGCGCCCGAGTGGGTCCAGGTCACCGAGCCGGGCCCCGGCGCCGGAGAGAAGCCCGCCACCTTCTACTTCGGGGCGCCGCTGCCGGACGGCGTCTGGTACGGCCACAACCGCTGCCCCAAGGCCAAGGccaaggcagcggcggcggctcggacaAACACCACCTCTGCTGCTGCTTCGCCTCTGGGCTAG